In Leifsonia sp. ZF2019, a genomic segment contains:
- a CDS encoding sugar porter family MFS transporter encodes MSGQRSSAAEDEVGYEPTSAMKRRVVGLAVSAAVGGFLFGFDSSVINGAVDSIQEHFALNAFVKGFVVAIALLGCALGAYIAGRLADHWGRIKVMLLGAGLFLVSSIGAGLAFSVWDLGLWRVVGGLGIGIASVVAPAYIAEISPKRSRGGLASLQQLAITIGIFVALLSDALLAGVAGSASSQLWFGLEAWRWMFLVGVVPSVVYGILALSLPESPRHLLATGKRDEAKKIFATLVPADHVDQQIADIERAIAEDKQGAKASLRGDRFGLKPIVWIGIILSVFQQFVGINVIFYYSTSLWQAVGFTESNSLLITVITSVTNVVVTVVAILLVDRIGRRPILLTGSVGMAVSLGLMALSFTFATKSGDAVSLPNPWGPIALIAANAFVIFFGASWGPLVWVLLGEIFPSRIRGVALGVAASAQWIANFLVTVSFPPMSDFSLPFTYGMYAVFAALSFFFVFFKVPETKGMALEQAETLFTNARGRQRGPQVRSTGDNA; translated from the coding sequence ATGTCTGGACAGCGCAGCAGCGCCGCAGAGGACGAGGTCGGGTACGAACCCACGTCCGCGATGAAGCGACGGGTGGTGGGGCTGGCCGTGTCGGCCGCGGTCGGCGGGTTCCTCTTCGGTTTCGACTCGTCGGTGATCAACGGCGCGGTGGACTCGATCCAGGAGCACTTCGCGCTCAACGCGTTCGTCAAGGGCTTCGTGGTGGCCATCGCGCTGCTGGGCTGCGCGCTCGGCGCATACATCGCGGGTCGGCTCGCCGACCACTGGGGCCGCATCAAGGTGATGCTGCTCGGCGCCGGCCTCTTCCTGGTGAGCTCCATCGGCGCGGGACTGGCGTTCTCGGTGTGGGATCTCGGGCTGTGGCGTGTCGTCGGCGGACTCGGGATCGGCATCGCCTCGGTCGTCGCCCCGGCCTACATCGCCGAGATCTCGCCGAAGCGTTCGCGCGGCGGGCTCGCGTCGCTCCAGCAGCTCGCGATCACGATCGGTATCTTCGTCGCCCTCCTCTCCGACGCACTCCTCGCGGGTGTGGCCGGCTCGGCGTCGAGCCAGCTGTGGTTCGGCCTGGAGGCGTGGCGGTGGATGTTCCTCGTCGGCGTCGTCCCGTCGGTCGTGTACGGCATCCTGGCCCTGAGCCTTCCGGAGTCGCCGCGCCACCTGCTCGCGACGGGCAAGCGCGACGAGGCGAAGAAGATCTTCGCCACCCTCGTCCCGGCAGACCACGTCGACCAGCAGATCGCCGACATCGAGCGCGCGATCGCCGAGGACAAGCAGGGAGCGAAGGCCTCGCTGCGCGGCGACCGGTTCGGCCTGAAGCCGATCGTCTGGATCGGCATCATCCTGTCGGTGTTCCAGCAGTTCGTCGGCATCAACGTGATCTTCTACTACTCCACGTCGCTCTGGCAGGCGGTCGGTTTCACCGAGAGCAACTCGCTTCTCATCACGGTGATCACATCGGTCACGAACGTGGTGGTGACGGTCGTCGCCATCCTCCTGGTCGACCGGATCGGCCGTCGCCCGATCCTGCTGACCGGGTCGGTCGGCATGGCGGTCTCGCTCGGGCTGATGGCGCTCTCGTTCACGTTCGCGACGAAGTCGGGCGACGCGGTGTCGCTGCCGAACCCGTGGGGGCCGATCGCGCTCATCGCCGCCAACGCGTTCGTGATCTTCTTCGGCGCATCGTGGGGTCCGCTCGTCTGGGTGCTGCTGGGGGAGATCTTCCCGTCGCGCATCCGCGGCGTCGCGCTCGGTGTCGCCGCCTCGGCCCAGTGGATCGCGAACTTCCTCGTCACGGTCTCGTTCCCGCCGATGTCGGACTTCTCACTGCCGTTCACCTACGGCATGTACGCCGTGTTCGCGGCCCTGTCGTTCTTCTTCGTGTTCTTCAAGGTGCCGGAGACGAAGGGCATGGCGCTGGAGCAGGCGGAGACGCTGTTCACGAACGCCCGTGGACGCCAGCGCGGACCACAGGTGCGCTCCACCGGCGACAACGCGTAG
- the rpsB gene encoding 30S ribosomal protein S2 encodes MAVVTMRQLLDSGVHFGHQTRRWNPKMKRFILTERSGSYIIDLQQSLTYIDKTYDFVRETVAHGGTILFVGTKKQAQQAIAEQATRVGQPYVNQRWLGGLLTNFQTVSKRLARMKELEELDFEGTTSGFTKKELLIKKRELDKLHKSLGGIRNLSKTPSALWVVDTKKEHLAIDEAKKLGIPVIAILDTNCDPDEVQYPIPGNDDAIRSVGLLTRIVADAAAEGLIQRHQKPEEGTEQAEPLAEWEQELLQGQAEVQSSAETEKAADADLAEAEADSAEVIAEGEADAEAAADAEPEAK; translated from the coding sequence ATGGCCGTCGTCACCATGCGCCAGCTGCTCGACAGCGGCGTCCACTTCGGACACCAGACCCGCCGCTGGAACCCGAAGATGAAGCGATTCATCCTCACCGAGCGCTCGGGCAGCTACATCATCGACCTGCAGCAGTCGCTCACCTACATCGACAAGACCTACGACTTCGTCCGCGAGACGGTCGCCCACGGCGGCACCATCCTCTTCGTCGGCACCAAGAAGCAGGCGCAGCAGGCGATCGCCGAGCAGGCGACCCGCGTGGGCCAGCCCTACGTCAACCAGCGCTGGCTCGGTGGTCTGCTGACCAACTTCCAGACCGTCTCCAAGCGCCTCGCCCGCATGAAGGAGCTCGAGGAGCTCGACTTCGAGGGCACCACCAGCGGCTTCACCAAGAAGGAGCTGTTGATCAAGAAGCGCGAGCTGGACAAGCTGCACAAGTCGCTCGGCGGCATCCGCAACCTGTCGAAGACCCCGAGCGCGCTCTGGGTCGTCGACACCAAGAAGGAGCACCTCGCGATCGACGAGGCGAAGAAGCTGGGCATCCCGGTCATCGCCATCCTCGACACGAACTGCGACCCGGACGAGGTCCAGTACCCGATCCCGGGCAACGACGACGCCATCCGCTCGGTCGGCCTCCTGACCCGCATCGTCGCCGACGCCGCGGCCGAGGGCCTCATCCAGCGCCACCAGAAGCCCGAGGAGGGCACCGAGCAGGCCGAGCCGCTCGCCGAGTGGGAGCAGGAGCTGCTGCAGGGCCAGGCCGAGGTGCAGTCGAGCGCCGAGACCGAGAAGGCCGCTGACGCCGACCTCGCCGAGGCCGAGGCGGACTCCGCCGAGGTCATCGCCGAGGGCGAGGCCGACGCCGAGGCTGCGGCGGACGCCGAGCCCGAGGCCAAGTAG
- the tsf gene encoding translation elongation factor Ts, with amino-acid sequence MANISIADIKALREQLGTGMVDTKKALEEAGGDIEKATEILRLKGAKGNAKRADRSTSEGLVAAKENGNGSATMIELACETDFVAKGEKFIALADKVLDAAAAAGATTVEEALAAPAGTQTVAELIGDEAAILGEKVELRRVASVSGENFAIYLHKTSKDLPPQVGVVVGYTGSDAETARSIAQHISFANPTYLTREDVPAAEVENERRIVEEISRNEGKPEAALPKIIEGRLGAFFKQVALLEQEYARDNKLTIAQVLKDSGLTVSGFARFKVGA; translated from the coding sequence ATGGCAAACATCAGCATCGCTGACATCAAAGCCCTGCGCGAGCAGCTCGGCACGGGCATGGTCGACACCAAGAAGGCGCTCGAAGAGGCCGGTGGCGACATCGAGAAGGCGACCGAGATCCTCCGCTTGAAGGGTGCGAAGGGCAACGCGAAGCGTGCCGACCGCTCCACCAGCGAGGGCCTCGTCGCGGCCAAGGAGAACGGAAACGGCTCCGCCACCATGATCGAGCTCGCTTGCGAGACCGACTTCGTGGCGAAGGGCGAGAAGTTCATCGCCCTGGCCGACAAGGTCCTCGACGCGGCCGCCGCCGCGGGTGCGACCACGGTGGAGGAGGCCCTGGCCGCCCCCGCCGGCACTCAGACCGTCGCCGAGCTCATCGGCGACGAGGCCGCCATCCTGGGCGAGAAGGTCGAGCTCCGTCGCGTCGCATCCGTCTCGGGTGAGAACTTCGCGATCTACCTGCACAAGACCTCCAAGGACCTGCCGCCGCAGGTCGGTGTCGTCGTCGGCTACACCGGCTCCGACGCGGAGACCGCCCGCAGCATCGCGCAGCACATCTCGTTCGCGAACCCGACCTACCTCACCCGTGAGGACGTTCCGGCCGCCGAGGTCGAGAACGAGCGTCGCATCGTCGAGGAGATCTCGCGCAACGAGGGCAAGCCGGAGGCCGCCCTCCCGAAGATCATCGAGGGTCGCCTCGGCGCGTTCTTCAAGCAGGTCGCCCTGCTGGAGCAGGAGTACGCCCGCGACAACAAGCTGACCATCGCCCAGGTGCTGAAGGACTCGGGCCTGACCGTGTCCGGCTTCGCCCGGTTCAAGGTCGGCGCCTAA
- the pyrH gene encoding UMP kinase encodes MSAANTRRRVLLKLSGEAFGGGQLGVNPDIVSSIAREIAQAAEDVEIAIVVGGGNFFRGAELSQRGMDRGRADYMGMLGTVMNSLALQDFLEQAGAETRVQSAISMTQVAEPYIPRRAERHLEKGRVVIFGAGAGLPYFSTDTVAAQRALEISADVVLVAKNGVDAMYDSDPRTNPGARKIEHISHQEALQQNLKAVDSTALSLCMDNGMPMRIFGMEPAGNVTAALLGAEIGTLLG; translated from the coding sequence ATGTCGGCAGCCAACACGAGACGCAGGGTCCTTCTCAAGCTTTCCGGCGAGGCGTTCGGCGGGGGGCAGCTCGGCGTCAACCCCGACATCGTGAGCAGCATCGCCCGCGAGATCGCGCAGGCGGCGGAGGACGTCGAGATCGCGATCGTCGTCGGTGGCGGCAACTTCTTCCGCGGCGCCGAGCTTTCGCAGCGCGGGATGGACCGCGGGCGCGCCGACTACATGGGCATGCTCGGAACGGTGATGAACTCGCTCGCCCTGCAGGACTTCCTCGAGCAGGCGGGCGCGGAGACGCGCGTGCAGTCGGCCATCTCGATGACCCAGGTCGCCGAGCCGTACATCCCGCGCCGCGCGGAGCGCCATCTCGAGAAGGGCCGCGTCGTCATCTTCGGCGCCGGCGCCGGACTGCCGTACTTCTCGACCGACACGGTCGCCGCGCAGCGCGCGCTGGAGATCAGCGCCGACGTCGTGCTCGTCGCCAAGAACGGCGTGGACGCCATGTACGACTCCGACCCGCGCACCAATCCAGGGGCGCGCAAGATCGAGCACATCAGCCACCAGGAGGCGCTGCAGCAGAACCTCAAGGCCGTGGACTCCACCGCGCTGAGCCTCTGCATGGACAACGGCATGCCGATGCGCATCTTCGGGATGGAGCCGGCCGGCAACGTCACCGCGGCACTGCTCGGCGCCGAGATCGGCACCCTGCTCGGCTGA
- the frr gene encoding ribosome recycling factor codes for MIADVISDARQRMSKTVDAAREDFGTVSAGRANPALFQKVLVDYYGSPTPLAQLAGLQNPEARVLLVTPYDKSALKEIEKAIVNMPNLSANVGNDGEIVRVTLPELTEDRRKEFVKIVRGKGEDAKVAIRNIRRKAKDDLDALKGEIGDDEVARGEKELESLTRTNVDAVDEALKRKEAELLEV; via the coding sequence GTGATCGCGGATGTGATTTCCGATGCCCGCCAGCGCATGAGCAAGACCGTTGATGCGGCGAGAGAGGACTTCGGCACCGTGAGCGCGGGCCGCGCTAACCCGGCCCTCTTCCAGAAGGTGCTCGTGGACTACTACGGTTCGCCGACGCCGCTGGCCCAGCTGGCCGGCCTCCAGAACCCCGAGGCCCGGGTTCTGCTCGTCACTCCCTACGACAAGTCGGCGCTGAAGGAGATCGAGAAGGCCATCGTCAACATGCCGAACCTCTCGGCGAACGTCGGCAACGATGGCGAGATCGTCCGCGTCACGCTTCCCGAGCTCACCGAGGACCGCCGCAAGGAGTTCGTGAAGATCGTCCGCGGAAAGGGCGAGGACGCCAAGGTCGCCATCCGCAACATCCGCCGCAAGGCGAAGGACGACCTGGACGCGCTCAAGGGCGAGATCGGCGACGACGAGGTGGCGCGCGGCGAGAAGGAGCTGGAGTCCCTCACGCGAACCAACGTCGACGCGGTCGACGAGGCCTTGAAGCGCAAGGAAGCCGAGCTCCTCGAGGTCTAG
- a CDS encoding phosphatidate cytidylyltransferase: MSEGSDPGAPHAPVTGRRGKPRSREELRAQVQATRADFERQVQARKAQLDATNELIEQRTGRNLILAILIGLGVGAIVVVSLIFIKELFIPFGMAMAGFAAFELTQAFRGAGRRVPRVPTLLAAVAIIPAAFWFHAGGQLVALAAGIVLVVVWRLIEEAALPVRRAGGAALVRDLTWSVLVQLYVGLLASFVLLLLAEPGGEWWVLAFVIVVVAVDTGAYAAGLAWGKHPMAPTISPKKTWEGFAGATAAAIVAGVLVSMFMIDRPWWFGIVFGVVLLLTATAGDLSESLIKRDLGIKDMSSWLPGHGGFLDRLDSILPSAAATYVLFLIFR, translated from the coding sequence ATGAGCGAGGGGAGCGACCCCGGCGCGCCCCACGCGCCGGTGACGGGCAGGCGGGGGAAGCCGCGTTCACGCGAGGAGCTCCGCGCGCAGGTGCAGGCCACACGCGCGGACTTCGAGCGTCAGGTTCAGGCCCGCAAGGCACAGCTCGACGCGACGAACGAGCTGATCGAGCAGCGCACCGGGCGCAACCTGATCCTGGCGATCCTGATCGGGCTGGGCGTCGGGGCGATCGTGGTCGTCAGCCTCATCTTCATCAAAGAGCTCTTCATCCCGTTCGGGATGGCGATGGCCGGGTTCGCGGCCTTCGAGCTCACGCAGGCGTTCCGCGGCGCCGGTCGTCGCGTTCCGCGCGTCCCGACCCTGCTGGCCGCGGTGGCGATCATCCCCGCCGCCTTCTGGTTCCACGCCGGCGGACAGCTCGTCGCCCTTGCGGCGGGTATCGTCCTCGTCGTCGTGTGGCGGCTGATCGAGGAGGCCGCGCTTCCGGTACGACGCGCCGGGGGAGCGGCGCTCGTCCGCGACCTCACCTGGAGCGTCCTGGTGCAGCTCTACGTCGGGCTTCTCGCGAGCTTCGTGCTGCTGCTGCTCGCGGAGCCGGGTGGCGAGTGGTGGGTGCTGGCGTTCGTCATCGTCGTCGTCGCGGTCGACACGGGTGCGTACGCGGCCGGTCTCGCGTGGGGCAAGCACCCGATGGCGCCGACCATCAGCCCGAAGAAGACCTGGGAGGGTTTCGCCGGTGCGACGGCCGCAGCCATCGTGGCCGGTGTGCTCGTGTCGATGTTCATGATCGACCGGCCGTGGTGGTTCGGCATCGTGTTCGGCGTCGTGCTGCTGCTGACCGCGACCGCGGGGGATCTCTCCGAGTCGCTCATCAAGCGCGATCTCGGCATCAAGGACATGAGCTCGTGGCTGCCGGGTCATGGCGGCTTCCTCGACCGTCTCGACTCGATCCTGCCGTCCGCCGCCGCCACCTACGTGCTGTTCCTCATCTTCCGATGA
- a CDS encoding DivIVA domain-containing protein, with protein sequence MSTFPRTPKKQGYDVEQVDAFLQTARRAYDDDASAPLTSADIRRTAFSMQKGGYSTTHVDAALERLEDAFAQREREGARQRIGDEAWFADARSTAQVVLNRLDRPVGHRFDRVSFLTLGYHRQDVDRFANRLVKYFQDGRPMSVEEVRTVTFREQRGGYREVQVDLLLDSVTDVMLAVR encoded by the coding sequence GTGAGCACCTTCCCCCGCACCCCGAAGAAGCAGGGCTACGACGTCGAGCAGGTCGACGCGTTCCTGCAGACCGCCCGGCGCGCGTACGACGACGACGCCTCGGCCCCGCTGACGTCGGCCGACATCCGGCGCACGGCCTTCTCGATGCAGAAGGGCGGCTATTCGACTACACACGTCGACGCGGCCCTGGAGCGGCTCGAGGACGCCTTCGCGCAGCGCGAGCGCGAGGGCGCACGGCAGAGGATCGGTGACGAGGCCTGGTTCGCCGACGCGCGCAGCACCGCGCAGGTCGTGCTGAACCGGCTCGACCGGCCGGTGGGCCACCGCTTCGACCGGGTCAGCTTCCTCACCCTGGGCTACCACCGGCAGGACGTCGATCGCTTCGCGAACCGTCTGGTCAAGTACTTCCAGGACGGCCGCCCGATGAGCGTCGAGGAGGTCCGCACGGTGACGTTCCGCGAGCAGCGCGGCGGCTACCGGGAGGTGCAGGTCGACCTGCTCCTGGACAGCGTCACGGACGTCATGCTCGCCGTCCGGTGA
- a CDS encoding lytic transglycosylase domain-containing protein, which translates to MGRREAAEIVPLTPANPVGVAFKRSRRPHIRSRALLWGFAFTAAVGFALVNVVDPYSGSAATPAYADTLPTAPTTSRFGGAPTQSLTAPDSYTTQVQRDTVSVKAKPTPTPTPTATSKSSGSSSAPAVGTPDPGTAQAIAYEMLQARGMGDDQFSCLVALWNKESHWNVYAHNTSSGAYGIPQALPGSKMASAGSDWETNPATQITWGLGYITGRYGDPCGAWGHSQSSGWY; encoded by the coding sequence GTGGGTAGACGAGAAGCAGCAGAGATCGTTCCGCTGACCCCGGCCAACCCGGTCGGAGTCGCCTTCAAGCGATCCCGACGACCGCACATCCGGTCGCGAGCCCTGCTCTGGGGTTTCGCCTTCACCGCCGCTGTGGGCTTCGCCCTGGTGAACGTGGTGGACCCGTACTCCGGTTCGGCGGCGACTCCGGCGTATGCGGACACGCTCCCGACCGCCCCCACCACGTCGCGCTTCGGCGGGGCGCCCACGCAGTCGCTCACCGCTCCGGACTCGTACACCACCCAGGTGCAGCGTGACACGGTGAGCGTGAAGGCCAAGCCGACGCCCACTCCGACTCCCACCGCGACGAGCAAGTCGTCCGGATCGTCCTCCGCCCCGGCTGTCGGGACGCCCGACCCCGGGACGGCCCAGGCGATCGCCTACGAGATGCTCCAGGCCCGTGGCATGGGGGACGACCAGTTCAGCTGCCTGGTCGCGCTCTGGAACAAGGAGTCGCACTGGAACGTGTACGCGCACAACACCAGCAGCGGCGCGTACGGAATCCCGCAGGCGCTTCCCGGCAGCAAGATGGCATCGGCCGGGTCCGACTGGGAGACCAACCCGGCGACGCAGATCACCTGGGGCCTCGGCTACATCACCGGCCGATACGGCGACCCGTGCGGCGCCTGGGGGCACTCGCAGTCCTCCGGTTGGTACTGA
- a CDS encoding alpha/beta hydrolase yields MEIRGGVELPARREDIELHTRDGLTLVGELASPLDREPVATLVTLHPLPTGGGFMDSHILRKAAARLPALADIAVLRFNTRGTASPRGRSEGRFGHGVDERYDVEAAMAFVAERGLPHPWLLGWSFGTELALMYGRECPVDGVILLSPPLHRAKPEHLAAWAGDSRPIVALIPEHDDYLQPAEAVRRFAPLPQIELVDVAGGKHLWVGENQTRRVLDEIVARINPAAAPLPTEWSDPASV; encoded by the coding sequence ATCGAGATCCGCGGCGGCGTCGAGCTGCCCGCGCGCCGTGAGGACATCGAGCTGCACACGCGCGACGGCCTCACCCTCGTCGGTGAGCTGGCGAGCCCTCTCGACCGCGAGCCGGTCGCGACGCTCGTGACGCTGCATCCGCTGCCGACCGGCGGCGGTTTCATGGACTCGCACATCCTCCGCAAGGCCGCCGCGCGTCTGCCCGCTCTGGCCGACATCGCCGTGCTGCGATTCAACACGCGCGGCACCGCGTCGCCGCGCGGCCGCAGCGAGGGACGGTTCGGCCACGGGGTCGACGAGCGCTACGATGTGGAGGCCGCGATGGCGTTCGTCGCCGAGCGGGGCCTCCCGCACCCGTGGCTTCTGGGTTGGTCGTTCGGCACGGAGCTGGCGCTGATGTACGGGCGCGAGTGCCCGGTGGATGGCGTCATCCTGCTCTCTCCGCCGCTGCATCGGGCCAAGCCCGAGCACCTCGCGGCATGGGCGGGGGACTCCCGGCCTATCGTCGCCCTCATCCCCGAGCACGACGACTACCTCCAGCCTGCCGAGGCGGTGCGGCGATTCGCGCCGCTGCCCCAGATCGAGCTGGTCGACGTCGCGGGAGGAAAGCATCTGTGGGTGGGCGAGAATCAGACGCGCCGCGTTCTGGACGAGATCGTCGCCCGGATCAACCCGGCCGCGGCCCCACTGCCCACCGAGTGGAGTGACCCCGCCTCGGTGTGA
- a CDS encoding AI-2E family transporter encodes MKIQNAFRVGLIGTLGVGLGILILTSIVSLATIITYIGAALFLALGIEPLISFLERRRFPRWLALVITLVVIIGAFVGLIWSIVPVAISQATQLVNNTITWVNSGGAEDWFQSLQHQFPSVINDTNINAVTQWLQQNLPDITSKILQTASGIVQGAFGVIIVIILTIYFTASLPSIKRAAYQLVPASKRSRFADLGDQITDSVGKYVMGQVSLALVNGVLSAIFLTIIGAKFPVLLAFIAFFFSLIPLVGTITGSVIIVAVCILSGPPTAIAAAIYYIVYMQVEAYVLSPRIMNRAVSVPGALVVVAALAGGTLLGILGALVAIPFAAALLLIIKQVVIPRQNEL; translated from the coding sequence ATGAAGATCCAGAACGCATTCCGGGTCGGGCTCATCGGGACGCTGGGTGTCGGCCTCGGCATCCTGATCCTGACGTCGATCGTCAGCCTCGCCACGATCATCACCTACATCGGCGCCGCGCTCTTCCTGGCGCTCGGCATCGAGCCCCTCATCTCGTTCCTCGAGCGCCGTCGTTTCCCGCGCTGGCTGGCGCTGGTCATCACGCTGGTCGTGATCATCGGCGCGTTCGTCGGCCTGATCTGGTCCATCGTGCCGGTCGCGATCTCGCAGGCGACGCAGCTCGTCAACAACACGATCACGTGGGTCAACAGCGGAGGCGCGGAGGACTGGTTCCAGAGTCTGCAGCACCAGTTCCCGTCGGTGATCAACGACACCAACATCAACGCCGTCACACAGTGGTTGCAGCAGAACCTCCCGGACATCACGTCGAAGATCCTGCAGACCGCCTCCGGCATCGTCCAGGGCGCGTTCGGCGTGATCATCGTGATCATCCTCACGATCTACTTCACGGCGTCGCTGCCGAGCATCAAGCGCGCGGCCTACCAGCTGGTTCCGGCCTCGAAGCGATCCCGCTTCGCCGACCTCGGCGACCAGATCACCGACTCCGTGGGCAAGTACGTCATGGGCCAGGTCTCCCTCGCCCTCGTCAACGGAGTGCTGAGCGCGATCTTCCTGACGATCATCGGCGCGAAGTTTCCGGTGCTGCTGGCGTTCATCGCGTTCTTCTTCTCCCTGATCCCGCTCGTGGGCACGATCACCGGCTCGGTCATCATCGTCGCGGTGTGCATCCTGTCCGGTCCTCCGACGGCGATCGCCGCCGCGATCTACTACATCGTGTACATGCAGGTCGAGGCGTACGTCCTGAGCCCGCGCATCATGAACCGCGCTGTCTCCGTGCCCGGGGCGCTCGTCGTCGTCGCCGCGCTCGCCGGCGGCACACTGCTCGGCATCCTCGGCGCGCTCGTGGCCATCCCCTTCGCGGCCGCCCTGCTGCTGATCATCAAGCAGGTCGTCATCCCCCGCCAGAACGAGCTGTAG
- a CDS encoding tetratricopeptide repeat protein, with product MSQIPPPPTNLRGAVDLSSLVNRPATPAAGGAGAPADAGEALALPSLFFEGTDANFNDFIDLSMRVPVVVDLAAAWAEPSAQLSPVLERVVAQLAGRVVLVKVDVGANPQLAQAFQAQSVPAAAALVGGRPVQLFAGALPEEQIRDVLDQLLQLAAQNGVTGTVAVDGEAGPAAEGEQAEAAPEPLPPHHAEAYEAIERGDYATAIQEYKTAIAQDPRDAMAVAGLAQVSLLARLAGKTLDAIRSAAAADPADPSAQLDVADLDLSGGHVEDAFDRLLTLFPTLDAAGKETVRTRLLDYFEIVGVEDPRVAKARARLTSLLY from the coding sequence ATGAGTCAGATCCCGCCCCCGCCCACCAACCTGCGCGGCGCCGTCGATTTGAGTTCGCTCGTCAACCGGCCCGCCACGCCTGCCGCGGGCGGTGCGGGGGCGCCGGCGGACGCGGGTGAGGCGCTCGCGCTGCCGAGCCTGTTCTTCGAGGGCACCGACGCCAACTTCAACGACTTCATCGATCTGTCGATGCGCGTCCCCGTCGTGGTGGACCTGGCCGCCGCGTGGGCGGAACCGTCCGCGCAGCTCAGTCCGGTGCTGGAGCGCGTCGTCGCCCAGCTCGCCGGTCGCGTCGTGCTGGTGAAGGTCGATGTCGGCGCGAACCCGCAACTGGCCCAGGCGTTCCAGGCGCAGTCCGTCCCCGCGGCGGCCGCGCTGGTCGGCGGCCGCCCCGTCCAGCTCTTCGCGGGCGCTCTGCCCGAGGAGCAGATCCGCGACGTCCTCGACCAGCTGCTGCAGCTCGCGGCGCAGAACGGCGTGACCGGAACGGTGGCCGTCGACGGTGAGGCCGGCCCGGCCGCCGAGGGGGAGCAGGCCGAAGCCGCACCCGAGCCGCTGCCGCCGCACCACGCCGAGGCGTACGAGGCGATCGAGCGCGGCGACTACGCCACGGCGATCCAGGAGTACAAGACGGCCATCGCGCAGGATCCGCGCGACGCCATGGCCGTGGCCGGGCTGGCGCAGGTCAGTCTGCTGGCCCGCCTGGCGGGCAAGACGCTCGACGCGATCCGCTCCGCCGCCGCGGCCGACCCGGCGGACCCGTCCGCGCAGCTCGACGTCGCCGACCTCGACCTCTCCGGCGGTCACGTGGAGGACGCGTTCGACCGCCTGCTCACGCTGTTCCCGACGTTGGACGCGGCCGGCAAAGAGACGGTCCGCACCCGGCTGCTCGACTATTTCGAGATCGTCGGTGTGGAGGACCCGCGCGTCGCCAAGGCGCGGGCTAGGCTGACGTCGCTGCTCTACTGA
- a CDS encoding SDR family oxidoreductase, producing MPRVLVVGGTGLAGRAVTAAAVERGHEVVVAARRAPDDDAPAYVDGAQYVTADLVGGGGLEEAVDGVDVLIDASNGSGKQAARVFLHGSRNLLHTAARFGVGRAVQLSIAGIDGSRYPYYRAKLAQEQVYRESPLATRIVRATQFHDFVTAVFERGRPFGALLAPTGTRFQPIAVEDVADALVDAAELTAAADTERTIGGPAIESARSLAEQLKAARGSRRPIVPVRLGGGLGATWRAGHNLAPEHAVDGVDYTAWLSAAA from the coding sequence ATGCCCCGTGTGCTCGTCGTCGGAGGGACAGGCCTCGCCGGACGCGCCGTGACCGCCGCCGCTGTGGAACGCGGGCACGAGGTGGTCGTGGCTGCGCGACGGGCGCCGGACGACGACGCGCCGGCGTACGTCGACGGCGCGCAGTACGTCACGGCCGATCTCGTCGGCGGGGGCGGCCTCGAGGAGGCGGTCGACGGGGTCGATGTACTGATCGACGCGAGCAACGGCTCAGGCAAGCAGGCGGCGCGCGTCTTCCTGCACGGTTCCCGCAACCTCCTGCACACCGCGGCGCGCTTCGGCGTGGGGCGCGCGGTGCAGCTGTCGATCGCCGGCATCGACGGATCGCGCTACCCGTACTACCGCGCCAAGCTCGCCCAGGAGCAGGTGTATCGCGAGTCGCCCCTGGCGACCCGCATCGTGCGGGCGACCCAATTCCACGACTTCGTGACCGCGGTCTTCGAGCGCGGGCGCCCGTTCGGTGCGCTGCTCGCGCCGACGGGGACGCGGTTCCAGCCCATCGCGGTGGAGGATGTCGCGGACGCTCTGGTGGACGCCGCCGAGCTCACCGCTGCGGCGGACACCGAGCGCACGATCGGCGGTCCGGCGATCGAGTCGGCCCGCTCCCTCGCGGAGCAGTTGAAGGCAGCGCGCGGATCCCGTCGTCCCATCGTCCCGGTGCGCCTGGGCGGCGGCCTGGGCGCGACCTGGCGGGCCGGGCACAACCTCGCGCCCGAACACGCCGTCGACGGCGTCGACTACACCGCGTGGCTCAGCGCCGCGGCCTGA